Proteins co-encoded in one Helicobacter sp. 11S03491-1 genomic window:
- a CDS encoding helix-turn-helix domain-containing protein: MENKQKYAAPALSKGLKILEFMSMIKEPISLQALADGLQIKTSQIYRMVYVLELNGYLQKLSQTDRYMMTPKVFVLGNQFRSNFTLIELVMPILNEISQEVNQSCHLAIQTDTNTSVIAQAQWSSPLGFYTKIGFTKPIHTTNSGILILSYLDASLRDKILKFHNAYSEAMIKKLKQIAHKRYSILRSAYVGGVIDLSVPVFSSATNKILGAITVPYINILDNEYTLKSTLKYLLHNPKTKSLYL, from the coding sequence ATGGAAAATAAGCAAAAATATGCAGCGCCTGCTTTGAGTAAAGGTCTTAAAATTCTTGAATTTATGTCTATGATCAAAGAACCCATTAGTCTTCAAGCTTTGGCAGATGGACTTCAGATCAAAACATCACAAATCTATCGGATGGTTTATGTTTTAGAACTTAACGGTTACTTGCAAAAACTATCTCAAACAGATCGATATATGATGACGCCTAAAGTATTTGTATTGGGAAATCAATTCCGGAGTAATTTCACATTAATAGAACTTGTTATGCCCATTTTAAATGAAATCAGCCAAGAAGTCAATCAATCTTGCCATTTGGCGATACAGACAGATACCAATACATCTGTAATTGCTCAAGCACAATGGAGCTCTCCTTTGGGATTTTATACTAAAATAGGTTTTACCAAGCCCATCCATACGACAAATTCCGGAATTCTTATTTTGTCTTATTTGGATGCATCTTTACGAGATAAGATTCTTAAATTTCATAATGCTTATTCAGAAGCAATGATCAAAAAACTAAAACAAATCGCACATAAAAGATATTCTATATTGAGATCGGCGTATGTAGGAGGAGTGATTGACCTTTCTGTCCCTGTTTTTTCAAGTGCTACCAATAAAATTTTGGGTGCTATTACCGTTCCTTATATTAATATTTTAGATAATGAATATACTCTCAAATCCACGTTAAAATACCTACTCCACAATCCTAAAACGAAATCTCTTTATTTATAA
- the hypF gene encoding carbamoyltransferase HypF yields MSANIYRIIIDGTVQGVGFRPFVYTLALEMQAKGWVRNLGGKVEIIIEIADVQTFISRLKAQAPIHSQINSISIKPYKIKKKFLDFQIFDSKNNIIDFKSSIPRDIAICQDCLREMKNPKDRRYGYAFSTCTNCGPRYSIISALPYDRRNTSMSFFQMCSKCQTEYDNPLNRRFHAQPNSCPECKITLKFYDSNNICYEDSVAITKTVHAIKQGKIIAIKGIGGFALVCDGRNDASICALRKNKNRPQKPFAIMVKNTQEALKVADLNTFEIEALNSPAAPIVLVKKNNSCLSSLVSPNINTVGIILPYSGVHHLILQSLDFPLVFTSANLSGEPIIASIEEFKEKMGNIFDGVLDYNRNILQPIDDSIVQFLAGKMRVMRLGRGLAPLNLDFQKSPNPKKSKVCVGMGAQQKINITYSMGNEYLISPFIGDLDNPNSMQRYEKIFEFFSKVYCIKPDILISDLHQNYHSSILSAKKSIQLQCINEKIQHHYAHFCAIFAEVMYKNQSISPKDKMLGIVWDGNGLGNDGKIWGGEIFLGNLQEIQRVGHIKEFSLLGGEGAIKKIYKIGYGLALQSGANDLIHQYENKLSLQESKTLKMMFEKNINAIKTTSVGRLFDGVASLCGLLEENTYEGEAGMILEALSKDHIGKESYPFILTQEGVIDFVPMILEMQADILNGKISKVAKNFIYTLAQITLLFAQKYNPYPVVFSGGVFQNKVLCDRIKELFDFHHYQFYMPQLLPPNDGCISFGQAVYAQYQNKDFNGK; encoded by the coding sequence TTGAGTGCTAATATTTATAGGATTATTATTGATGGTACAGTTCAAGGCGTAGGTTTTCGTCCATTTGTTTATACTCTTGCGCTTGAAATGCAAGCAAAAGGTTGGGTTCGAAATTTAGGAGGAAAAGTTGAAATTATCATAGAAATAGCAGATGTGCAAACTTTTATTTCAAGGCTAAAAGCCCAAGCCCCTATCCATTCACAAATTAATTCAATAAGCATAAAGCCTTATAAGATTAAAAAAAAGTTTTTAGATTTTCAAATTTTTGATAGTAAAAATAATATAATTGATTTTAAAAGTAGCATTCCAAGAGATATAGCCATTTGTCAAGATTGTCTTAGAGAAATGAAAAATCCAAAAGATAGGCGCTATGGCTATGCTTTTAGCACTTGCACAAATTGTGGTCCTCGTTATAGTATTATTTCTGCACTTCCTTATGATAGGCGTAATACTTCTATGAGTTTTTTTCAAATGTGTTCAAAATGTCAAACCGAATATGATAATCCGCTAAATCGTCGATTCCATGCCCAGCCAAATTCTTGCCCGGAGTGCAAAATAACGCTTAAATTTTATGATTCCAATAATATATGTTATGAGGATAGCGTTGCTATAACAAAGACTGTCCATGCAATCAAACAGGGTAAAATTATTGCTATTAAGGGCATAGGAGGATTTGCTTTGGTGTGTGATGGCAGGAATGATGCTAGCATTTGTGCGCTTAGAAAAAATAAAAATCGTCCCCAAAAACCATTTGCTATTATGGTGAAAAACACACAAGAAGCATTGAAAGTTGCAGATTTAAATACATTTGAAATAGAGGCATTGAATTCTCCGGCTGCTCCTATTGTTTTGGTAAAAAAAAATAATTCCTGCTTATCTTCTCTTGTATCCCCAAATATCAATACTGTAGGAATCATATTGCCCTATAGCGGGGTTCATCATCTTATTTTGCAATCACTTGATTTTCCCCTTGTTTTTACAAGTGCAAATTTGAGTGGGGAGCCTATCATAGCTTCAATTGAGGAGTTCAAAGAAAAAATGGGAAATATTTTTGATGGGGTATTAGATTATAATCGTAATATTCTCCAACCTATAGATGATAGTATTGTGCAATTTTTAGCAGGGAAAATGAGAGTGATGCGTTTAGGAAGAGGACTTGCGCCCTTAAATTTAGATTTTCAAAAATCTCCAAACCCAAAAAAATCAAAAGTTTGCGTTGGAATGGGAGCGCAACAAAAGATAAATATTACTTATAGCATGGGAAATGAATATCTTATTTCGCCTTTTATAGGAGATCTTGATAATCCTAACAGTATGCAGAGATATGAGAAAATATTTGAATTTTTTAGTAAAGTTTATTGTATAAAACCGGATATCTTGATAAGCGATTTGCATCAAAATTATCACTCAAGTATATTAAGTGCTAAAAAATCTATACAATTACAATGTATAAATGAAAAAATACAGCATCATTATGCTCATTTTTGTGCTATTTTTGCCGAAGTGATGTATAAAAATCAATCTATTTCTCCAAAGGATAAAATGTTGGGGATTGTATGGGATGGAAACGGATTGGGAAATGATGGAAAAATCTGGGGTGGTGAAATATTTTTGGGGAATCTGCAAGAAATCCAAAGAGTAGGACATATAAAGGAATTTTCATTGCTTGGGGGTGAGGGGGCAATTAAAAAAATTTATAAAATAGGCTATGGTCTGGCATTACAAAGCGGGGCTAATGATTTGATTCATCAATATGAAAATAAATTATCCCTACAAGAATCAAAAACACTAAAAATGATGTTTGAAAAAAATATTAATGCTATTAAAACCACTTCTGTAGGTAGGTTGTTTGATGGGGTGGCCAGTTTATGTGGGTTGCTGGAAGAAAATACCTATGAAGGTGAAGCCGGGATGATTTTGGAAGCTTTATCAAAAGATCATATTGGTAAAGAAAGTTATCCTTTTATATTGACACAAGAAGGAGTGATTGATTTTGTTCCGATGATTTTAGAAATGCAAGCAGATATTTTAAATGGTAAGATTTCGAAAGTAGCTAAAAATTTTATATATACATTGGCGCAAATTACCCTTTTGTTTGCACAAAAATATAATCCTTATCCTGTTGTTTTTAGTGGAGGTGTATTTCAAAATAAAGTTTTATGTGATCGTATTAAAGAATTATTTGATTTTCACCATTATCAATTTTATATGCCCCAATTGTTACCTCCCAATGATGGTTGCATCTCCTTTGGTCAGGCAGTTTATGCTCAATATCAAAATAAGGATTTTAATGGAAAATAA
- a CDS encoding agmatine deiminase family protein yields the protein MRRLKAEWEKQQAIMLAFPHKESDWKDYIEEARENFLAIIKQIIKFEKVIVCVDTQDFEGKKILEKYTSSFLEIISLRTNDTWARDFGPISVVENKKIKLLDFGFNGWGLKFSANFDNQISRKLFAKGVLKGEFEMMPIILEGGSIDTDGEGRLLTNTQCLLQANRNPFLSQNQLEEKLKQYLGIKEILWLHFGYLAGDDTDSHIDTLARFLNPHTIAYVKCEDRDDEHYKELHNMEEELLRLRTKEGKAYDLIPLPLPKPIYYENQRLPASYVNFLFINNALLVPLYQDEKDQEVLNILRSVCKNIEVIGIDCSVLIRQHGSLHCVSMQIY from the coding sequence ATGAGAAGACTGAAAGCAGAATGGGAAAAACAACAAGCTATCATGTTGGCATTTCCTCATAAAGAGAGTGATTGGAAAGATTATATTGAGGAAGCGCGAGAAAATTTTTTGGCTATTATAAAACAAATAATAAAATTTGAAAAAGTTATTGTGTGCGTAGATACACAAGATTTTGAAGGTAAAAAAATACTTGAAAAATATACTTCCTCTTTTCTTGAGATAATTTCTCTTCGTACAAATGATACTTGGGCTAGAGATTTTGGACCTATTAGCGTTGTAGAAAACAAAAAAATCAAGCTTTTAGACTTTGGTTTTAATGGTTGGGGATTAAAATTTAGCGCTAATTTTGACAATCAGATTAGTCGAAAACTTTTTGCCAAAGGCGTATTGAAAGGTGAATTTGAGATGATGCCCATTATTCTTGAGGGAGGTAGCATAGATACAGATGGAGAGGGTAGGTTGCTTACGAATACACAATGTCTTCTACAGGCTAATCGTAACCCATTTTTGAGCCAAAATCAACTGGAAGAGAAACTCAAACAATATCTGGGTATTAAAGAAATTCTGTGGCTTCATTTTGGCTATCTTGCAGGAGATGATACTGATAGCCATATTGACACGCTGGCAAGATTTCTTAATCCCCATACAATTGCTTATGTAAAGTGTGAAGACAGAGATGATGAGCATTATAAAGAGCTTCATAATATGGAAGAAGAACTTTTGAGACTTAGGACAAAAGAGGGAAAGGCTTACGATTTGATTCCTTTGCCACTTCCCAAGCCAATATATTATGAAAATCAAAGGTTACCCGCAAGTTATGTAAATTTTTTATTTATTAATAATGCTTTGCTTGTGCCTTTATACCAAGATGAAAAAGATCAAGAAGTTTTGAATATTTTAAGATCAGTTTGTAAAAATATAGAGGTAATTGGTATTGATTGTTCTGTGCTTATTAGACAACATGGAAGCTTACATTGCGTGAGTATGCAAATTTACTAG
- the tsaD gene encoding tRNA (adenosine(37)-N6)-threonylcarbamoyltransferase complex transferase subunit TsaD encodes MILSIESSCDDSSIAITEISSAKLLFHAKISQELEHSNYGGVVPEIASRLHAQALPKILLEAKNFLNHSFSFIKAIGVTTQPGLNITLIEGLAMAKALSLSLNIPLISINHLKGHIYSLFINQPQAIFPLTVLLVSGGHTLIIEAKDASHMSIVATSMDDSFGESFDKVAKMLSLGYPGGPIVEKYASYCAPYSVYDFPIPLKNSKKLAFSFSGLKNAVRLAIIKENATDTITDEFRAKICAGFQKTACNHLLMQLKKYFKNKKDNHDDIKNFCIVGGGSANIYLREQVAALCNAFDIQLLLSPLEFCSDNAAMIGRAAIVKYIQKDFANPLTLQASPKSDANEFLSL; translated from the coding sequence ATGATTTTAAGTATTGAAAGTAGTTGTGATGATAGCTCCATTGCTATTACAGAAATCTCAAGCGCAAAGCTTCTTTTCCATGCCAAAATTTCTCAAGAACTTGAACATAGCAATTATGGAGGTGTAGTGCCGGAAATTGCTTCTAGACTTCATGCACAAGCACTTCCAAAAATTCTTCTTGAAGCTAAGAATTTTTTGAATCATTCCTTTTCGTTTATCAAAGCTATCGGAGTAACCACCCAACCAGGTTTAAATATCACCTTGATTGAGGGGTTAGCAATGGCAAAAGCCCTCTCTCTTTCGCTTAATATTCCCCTCATTTCTATCAACCATCTCAAAGGACATATTTATTCATTATTTATCAATCAACCTCAAGCCATATTTCCATTAACAGTGCTCCTTGTATCCGGTGGGCATACACTTATTATTGAAGCAAAAGATGCCTCACATATGTCTATTGTGGCTACAAGTATGGATGATAGTTTTGGAGAAAGCTTTGATAAAGTCGCGAAAATGCTTTCTCTTGGCTATCCCGGTGGACCTATAGTAGAAAAATACGCCTCTTATTGTGCCCCGTATTCTGTTTATGATTTTCCTATTCCTCTGAAAAACTCTAAAAAATTGGCATTTAGTTTTTCAGGGCTTAAAAATGCTGTAAGATTAGCCATCATCAAAGAAAATGCAACAGATACCATCACGGATGAATTTCGAGCAAAAATCTGCGCAGGGTTTCAAAAGACTGCATGCAATCACCTTTTGATGCAACTTAAAAAATATTTTAAAAATAAAAAAGACAATCATGATGACATTAAAAATTTTTGTATTGTAGGGGGTGGCAGCGCCAATATTTATCTAAGAGAACAAGTAGCTGCATTATGCAACGCTTTTGATATCCAACTTTTACTCTCGCCTTTGGAGTTTTGTTCAGACAATGCAGCGATGATTGGAAGAGCAGCTATTGTAAAATATATTCAAAAAGACTTTGCCAATCCCCTTACTCTTCAAGCTTCTCCCAAGAGTGATGCAAATGAATTCTTATCCTTATAA
- a CDS encoding N-acetyltransferase, which yields MIIQEAVLRDIDKICEIENDSFLPQEGRFSRRVFLYHIHKGGKLFILKEKNKITGYILISFYFKSVRIYSLAILPQFQGKGFGKALCEYATCIASQKQKDFISLEVRLDNYQAIALYKRLGFIPTKILPKYYDNKDGIKMKKSLNVSQVKYNQ from the coding sequence ATGATTATTCAAGAAGCAGTCTTAAGGGATATAGACAAAATTTGTGAGATAGAAAATGATTCATTTTTGCCTCAAGAAGGTAGATTTTCTCGTAGAGTTTTTTTGTATCATATTCATAAGGGTGGCAAGCTTTTTATATTGAAAGAAAAAAATAAAATAACCGGATATATTTTAATTTCTTTTTATTTTAAAAGTGTGAGGATATATTCTTTGGCGATCTTGCCACAATTTCAAGGGAAAGGATTTGGTAAAGCTCTGTGTGAATATGCTACCTGTATTGCTTCTCAAAAACAAAAAGATTTTATTAGTTTGGAAGTTCGTTTGGACAATTATCAAGCTATTGCGCTTTATAAAAGATTAGGTTTTATTCCTACAAAAATATTACCAAAATATTATGATAACAAAGACGGTATAAAAATGAAAAAATCCTTAAATGTCTCACAAGTCAAATATAATCAATAA
- a CDS encoding phosphatidylglycerol lysyltransferase domain-containing protein produces MATINILEYKLKPFVLETKTIMEEYLKKTQVDVSDYSFAANYIWLSRTSGFYEIIDDTFCLFVMAGGELSMLLPPLGKPKHCYHAIPKCFDIMNENNSSNYYSKIEYVCNDFLEGFITYSNEGEVIFSSLENYVIEKKLVDYIYKTDDLIELKGNAYHAKRNEINKFKKAYPDFRIQTLDPESHLLPINHLFNKWVSDRIKYMPKEEIDIFMDGIYQERLAVKRVLQDYSALGLEGLVIYIGDELKGFTVGEQVREDTASVLIEKTDFEILGCAQFIFREFCKVLKDRYNTEYLNVGDDMGFENLKKVKMSYRPEKLVPKYTIYQK; encoded by the coding sequence ATGGCAACGATAAATATTTTGGAATACAAACTAAAACCATTTGTCTTAGAGACAAAGACTATTATGGAGGAATATCTTAAAAAAACTCAAGTAGATGTGAGTGATTATTCTTTTGCTGCTAATTATATTTGGCTTTCGAGGACAAGTGGTTTTTATGAAATTATTGATGACACATTTTGTCTTTTTGTTATGGCAGGAGGTGAATTATCTATGCTTCTGCCACCATTGGGAAAACCTAAGCATTGTTATCATGCTATTCCTAAATGTTTTGATATTATGAATGAAAACAACTCATCAAATTACTACTCTAAGATAGAGTATGTGTGCAATGATTTTTTAGAAGGATTTATCACTTATAGCAATGAAGGAGAGGTAATTTTTTCATCTTTGGAAAATTATGTGATTGAAAAAAAGCTTGTTGATTACATTTATAAAACTGATGATTTGATTGAATTGAAGGGTAATGCCTATCATGCCAAGCGCAATGAAATTAATAAATTTAAAAAAGCTTACCCTGATTTTAGAATACAAACACTTGATCCTGAATCTCATCTTTTACCCATTAATCATCTTTTTAATAAATGGGTAAGTGATAGAATAAAATATATGCCCAAAGAAGAAATAGATATTTTTATGGATGGTATTTATCAAGAAAGACTTGCCGTGAAGAGAGTATTGCAAGATTATAGTGCTTTAGGACTGGAGGGGTTGGTGATTTATATTGGAGATGAATTGAAGGGCTTCACAGTGGGTGAGCAAGTCAGGGAAGATACAGCAAGCGTATTGATTGAAAAAACAGATTTTGAGATACTAGGTTGCGCTCAATTTATATTTCGAGAATTTTGTAAAGTCTTAAAAGATCGATACAATACAGAATACCTTAATGTAGGTGATGATATGGGATTTGAAAATCTTAAAAAAGTTAAAATGTCCTATCGTCCCGAAAAGCTTGTGCCAAAATATACAATTTATCAAAAATGA
- a CDS encoding DJ-1 family glyoxalase III, whose product MNKKILVPLANGFEEIEFIGIVDVLRRAGIEAIVAGLHGDGLYTGANKIQIQADISLESVDSAYIDGIALAGGFEGMENLKNNTHIISIIQELYSQKKLVGAICASPIVLDKAGVIEGKDFTCYPGCESGLHGNRKNQAIVVQGNLVTSAGPATAILFGLEIVKILCGEDTYKNLYEGLLVPLSK is encoded by the coding sequence ATGAACAAAAAAATTTTAGTGCCATTAGCAAATGGTTTTGAAGAAATTGAGTTTATAGGGATTGTTGATGTTTTAAGAAGAGCCGGGATTGAGGCAATTGTTGCCGGACTACATGGAGATGGTCTATATACAGGTGCAAACAAAATTCAGATTCAAGCAGATATTTCTTTAGAAAGCGTTGATTCTGCTTATATAGATGGGATTGCCTTGGCAGGTGGTTTTGAAGGGATGGAAAATTTAAAGAATAACACCCATATTATCAGCATTATTCAAGAGCTTTATTCACAAAAGAAACTTGTAGGCGCAATTTGTGCTTCTCCTATTGTTTTAGATAAGGCAGGGGTGATTGAAGGTAAAGATTTTACTTGTTATCCTGGTTGTGAAAGTGGATTGCATGGAAATAGAAAAAATCAAGCAATTGTAGTTCAAGGAAATTTAGTAACTTCAGCAGGTCCGGCTACAGCTATATTATTTGGTCTTGAAATTGTAAAAATATTATGCGGGGAAGATACTTATAAGAATTTGTATGAAGGATTGTTGGTTCCCTTGAGTAAGTAA
- the efp gene encoding elongation factor P — MAIGMSELKKGLKIEIEGVPYRIVEYQHVKPGKGAAFVRAKIKSFLDGRVIEKTFHAGDKCEEPNLIEKTMQYLYHDGDTYQFMDTENYEQISLNDAQVGDASKWMLDGTSVQILFHNNKAISVDVPQIVALKIIETAPNFKGDTSSASKKPATLETGAVVQIPFHVLEGEIIRVNTETSEYVEKVK; from the coding sequence ATGGCAATAGGAATGAGTGAGTTAAAAAAGGGTTTAAAAATTGAAATTGAAGGTGTACCTTATAGAATTGTTGAATATCAACATGTTAAACCGGGTAAGGGCGCAGCTTTTGTACGCGCAAAAATTAAATCTTTTTTAGATGGTCGGGTGATTGAAAAAACTTTTCATGCCGGCGATAAGTGCGAAGAACCTAATTTGATTGAAAAAACGATGCAATATCTTTATCATGATGGCGATACTTATCAATTTATGGATACTGAAAATTATGAGCAGATTTCATTAAATGATGCACAAGTTGGAGATGCATCAAAATGGATGTTAGATGGAACGAGTGTGCAAATTCTTTTTCATAATAACAAAGCAATTTCTGTTGATGTCCCCCAAATTGTTGCTTTAAAAATTATTGAAACTGCTCCAAATTTCAAAGGAGATACTTCAAGCGCAAGCAAAAAACCTGCTACATTAGAAACAGGTGCAGTTGTGCAAATTCCTTTTCATGTTCTTGAAGGTGAGATAATTAGAGTCAATACTGAAACTTCAGAATATGTAGAAAAAGTCAAATAA
- a CDS encoding class II fructose-bisphosphate aldolase, giving the protein MLVTGNEILLKAHQEGYGVGAFNFVNFEMLQAIFESANEANSPIIIQASEGAIKYMGIDMVVGMAKTMSKRYSHIPVALHLDHGTSVESCQKAIESGFTSVMIDASHHHFEENLELTTKVVQIAHKAGISVEAELGRLMGIEDNISVDEKDAVLVNPKEAEIFVKESKVDSLAPAIGTSHGAFKFKGEPKLDFKRLQEVKRLTHIPLVLHGASAIPDYVREAFLKTGGDLKGSKGVPFEFLKEAIKGGINKVNTDTDLRIAFIAEVRRVANEDKTQFDLRKFFTPGMEAIKKVIVERMHLLGSANKI; this is encoded by the coding sequence ATGTTGGTTACCGGCAATGAGATTTTGCTCAAAGCTCACCAAGAAGGGTATGGAGTTGGAGCTTTTAACTTTGTAAATTTTGAAATGTTGCAGGCAATTTTTGAATCTGCAAATGAAGCCAATTCTCCTATCATTATTCAAGCAAGCGAAGGCGCTATCAAGTATATGGGAATTGATATGGTAGTGGGTATGGCAAAAACAATGTCAAAACGTTACTCTCATATCCCTGTAGCCTTGCATCTTGATCATGGAACTTCTGTTGAAAGCTGCCAAAAGGCTATAGAGTCAGGCTTTACATCTGTTATGATAGATGCCTCTCACCATCATTTTGAAGAAAACCTTGAATTGACAACAAAAGTTGTTCAAATAGCTCATAAAGCAGGCATAAGTGTTGAGGCAGAATTAGGAAGGCTGATGGGCATAGAGGACAATATTTCCGTAGATGAAAAAGATGCTGTTTTGGTCAATCCTAAAGAAGCTGAAATTTTTGTTAAAGAATCAAAAGTTGATTCTCTTGCTCCTGCTATTGGCACCAGTCATGGAGCCTTTAAATTTAAGGGTGAACCAAAATTAGATTTTAAAAGACTTCAAGAAGTAAAAAGACTTACTCATATTCCTTTAGTATTGCATGGAGCAAGCGCTATACCTGATTATGTTCGGGAAGCATTTCTGAAAACAGGAGGTGATTTGAAAGGCAGCAAAGGTGTGCCTTTTGAATTTTTAAAAGAAGCCATTAAAGGCGGGATTAATAAAGTTAATACAGATACTGATTTGCGAATTGCATTTATAGCTGAAGTAAGACGAGTCGCCAATGAAGATAAAACGCAATTTGATTTGAGAAAGTTTTTTACTCCGGGTATGGAGGCAATTAAAAAAGTTATTGTTGAGAGAATGCATTTGCTTGGAAGTGCCAATAAGATCTAG
- a CDS encoding peptidylprolyl isomerase — protein MNKSIVSMILAGALCIGFAGAKTLATVDGVVITEKDFDVIKQRVPNFSFDALDKAKKEALIDQAINNILIEKQAQKDKLDTTPDFKAAMEAFKKQLMVELWAKKQAEAIGKTKIPDAELKKYYDDNKQQFVQQEASARHILVKTEDEAKKIISELNKTPKAKVEAKFIELANKDSIDPNTKNTQNGGDLGSFQKNQMVPEFSKAAFDLKPGTYTKTPVKTEFGYHIIYLIKKNDPVTYSFDQAKATIEGMLKEKKFQQDMKQKIEELRKKAKIDISKSL, from the coding sequence ATGAATAAAAGCATAGTAAGTATGATTTTAGCAGGTGCATTGTGTATTGGGTTTGCCGGAGCAAAGACTTTGGCAACAGTTGATGGAGTCGTTATTACAGAAAAAGATTTTGATGTGATTAAACAAAGGGTTCCAAATTTTAGTTTTGATGCGTTAGATAAGGCAAAAAAAGAAGCCTTAATTGATCAGGCTATCAATAATATATTGATAGAAAAACAAGCTCAAAAAGATAAACTTGATACAACTCCTGATTTTAAAGCTGCAATGGAAGCATTCAAAAAACAACTTATGGTCGAATTATGGGCAAAAAAACAAGCTGAAGCCATAGGCAAAACTAAAATCCCTGATGCAGAATTGAAAAAATACTATGATGATAATAAACAACAATTTGTCCAACAAGAAGCTAGTGCCAGACATATTTTAGTAAAAACAGAAGATGAAGCTAAAAAAATTATTTCAGAATTAAATAAAACTCCTAAGGCAAAAGTAGAAGCTAAATTTATTGAGCTTGCTAATAAAGATTCAATTGATCCAAATACAAAAAATACTCAAAATGGTGGTGATCTGGGTTCATTTCAAAAAAATCAAATGGTCCCTGAATTTTCAAAGGCAGCTTTTGATTTGAAACCGGGAACTTATACAAAAACACCGGTAAAAACAGAATTTGGCTATCATATTATCTATCTTATTAAGAAAAATGATCCCGTAACCTATAGCTTCGATCAAGCTAAGGCAACAATTGAAGGTATGCTTAAAGAGAAAAAATTTCAACAAGATATGAAACAAAAAATCGAAGAATTACGAAAAAAAGCTAAAATTGATATTTCTAAGTCTTTATAA
- a CDS encoding EI24 domain-containing protein, with translation MLSILKKSWEDFFSFKMIALNLLPILIGVMLWGVILFYFHETIFGWLEHLLPLSWQNLLQNQGFFAQIGNFFIKLFLYILLIFFIIILTLIGNIFISIFYTPLVVTYLHKKYYLDTQLHSFGGISSSITHFSKSFARFILFTLILVPLYFIPLIGIFAILIPHFFFFKSTMIFDIGSSIFAKSDYQSVLSNHKSKLYQITIIAYVFSLIPIFNLFATLLQTILIAHYLFKIKDDQ, from the coding sequence ATGCTAAGTATTCTTAAAAAAAGCTGGGAAGATTTCTTTAGTTTCAAAATGATCGCTCTTAATCTTCTGCCTATTCTTATTGGGGTAATGCTTTGGGGAGTTATCTTATTTTATTTTCATGAAACAATCTTTGGTTGGTTAGAACATCTGCTTCCTCTAAGTTGGCAAAATTTATTACAAAATCAAGGTTTTTTTGCTCAAATTGGTAATTTTTTCATTAAATTATTCTTATATATATTGCTTATATTTTTTATTATTATTCTTACTTTAATTGGCAATATTTTTATTTCTATTTTTTATACACCCCTTGTTGTTACTTATTTACACAAAAAATACTATCTGGATACTCAATTGCATTCATTTGGGGGAATAAGCAGCTCTATCACGCATTTTAGCAAATCTTTTGCCCGGTTTATTCTTTTTACTCTTATTTTAGTACCTCTTTATTTTATTCCGCTCATTGGAATTTTTGCTATTTTAATCCCACATTTTTTCTTTTTTAAAAGCACTATGATTTTTGACATAGGAAGTTCTATATTTGCAAAGTCAGATTATCAATCTGTTTTATCAAATCACAAAAGCAAGCTTTATCAAATCACAATTATTGCTTATGTTTTTTCGCTAATCCCTATTTTTAATCTTTTCGCAACTTTATTGCAAACAATTTTAATTGCACATTATTTATTCAAAATCAAAGATGATCAATGA
- the crcB gene encoding fluoride efflux transporter CrcB has product MEFIFVMIGGAIGSILRYLLGKILPLKFLIWSVFPLGTFGVNLLGSFLIGLFSCLIIQKGLGNEWRVFVIVGILGGFTTFSSFSLDAFMMINQKEYFKAIFYILSTNILGLLFLGIGWVLAKSFFH; this is encoded by the coding sequence ATGGAATTTATTTTTGTAATGATAGGTGGAGCAATAGGTAGTATCTTGAGGTATTTATTAGGAAAAATATTACCTCTAAAATTTTTAATTTGGAGTGTTTTTCCATTAGGAACTTTTGGAGTAAATCTTTTAGGAAGTTTTTTGATTGGTTTATTTAGCTGTTTGATAATACAAAAAGGCTTAGGAAATGAATGGAGAGTTTTTGTTATAGTTGGTATTCTTGGGGGATTTACAACTTTTTCATCATTCAGTTTGGATGCTTTTATGATGATAAATCAAAAAGAATATTTTAAAGCAATTTTTTATATTCTTAGCACAAATATACTAGGTTTATTATTTCTTGGAATAGGATGGGTTTTAGCTAAGAGTTTTTTTCATTGA